In Paralcaligenes sp. KSB-10, the following are encoded in one genomic region:
- a CDS encoding ribonuclease catalytic domain-containing protein, which yields MYVLYEDSGNFKAEKIFSQGDSSLQVESESGKRSKIKAATVLFQFEQPSPAALLEQAQALAATLEIDFLWECAPQEEFEASHFAEDYFGHTPSSIEKAALIFALNSAPAYFHRRGKGHYRPAPPDILAAALAAIEKKQKQAAQQQEWTDQLVAGTLPGPIAEIADTLLTRPDKNTLQWKAFEAALAQLQISPERLLLKLGAWPHPLALHQHRFLSAHFPKGTGFAPIDLPEIGTDLPLSAVEAYSVDDTSTTEIDDALSIENIDETTVRVGIHIAAPGLAITRGSELDKLARARMSTVYFPGQKIPMLPDELIQAFSLNAGEPRPALSLYVTARLDTGEILSSETRLERIQVRENLRHNLLDELITEEALNDPQAALPHAHWLRPLWQLAQRLSAQRDLVRGKPENNNRVEYSFYLEGSPHDPDTPVQLVPRKRNAPLDRLVAEYMILTNNIWGGLLAGHGVPGIYRSQQAGRVRMSTQALPHEAIGVPQYAWSTSPLRRYVDLVNQWQILAAAEHGVSARLVAPFKPKEADLFAIIGAFDAQYATWNEFQNAMERYWCLRWLQQQGLRTVQASVLREDLVRLCCAPFVARIPALPELERGQIINLEILGFDELALELDCRYLDTVTA from the coding sequence ATGTACGTTCTTTATGAAGACAGCGGAAATTTCAAGGCGGAAAAGATTTTTTCGCAAGGCGACTCAAGTCTGCAAGTCGAGTCCGAATCGGGCAAACGCAGCAAAATAAAAGCCGCCACCGTACTATTCCAATTCGAGCAGCCCAGCCCGGCCGCCCTGCTCGAACAGGCACAAGCGCTTGCCGCCACCCTGGAGATCGACTTTCTATGGGAATGCGCCCCCCAGGAAGAATTCGAAGCCTCTCATTTCGCCGAAGATTACTTCGGACATACTCCCAGCTCCATCGAAAAAGCCGCCCTTATTTTTGCCTTGAACAGCGCCCCGGCCTATTTTCATCGGCGCGGCAAGGGGCACTACCGGCCTGCCCCGCCTGACATCCTGGCAGCCGCCCTGGCCGCCATCGAAAAAAAACAGAAACAGGCCGCACAACAGCAGGAGTGGACCGACCAGCTGGTGGCGGGAACGCTGCCCGGCCCGATTGCCGAAATCGCCGATACCCTGCTCACCAGGCCCGACAAAAACACCCTGCAATGGAAAGCCTTCGAAGCAGCGCTCGCGCAGCTTCAAATCAGTCCGGAACGGCTGTTGCTCAAGCTTGGCGCCTGGCCCCACCCCCTGGCCCTGCATCAGCATCGATTTTTATCGGCCCATTTTCCCAAAGGCACCGGGTTCGCGCCGATCGACCTGCCTGAAATCGGCACCGACCTGCCATTGAGCGCCGTGGAGGCCTATTCGGTCGACGATACCAGCACCACTGAAATCGACGACGCCCTGTCCATTGAAAACATCGATGAAACAACGGTGCGCGTGGGAATCCACATAGCCGCACCGGGCCTGGCCATCACCCGCGGCAGCGAACTGGACAAGCTGGCCCGTGCGCGCATGTCGACCGTTTATTTTCCGGGCCAGAAAATCCCCATGCTGCCCGACGAGCTGATCCAGGCCTTCTCGCTCAACGCCGGCGAGCCCAGGCCCGCCCTGTCCCTGTACGTAACGGCCAGGCTCGACACGGGCGAGATCCTGTCGTCCGAGACGCGACTCGAACGCATACAGGTCCGTGAGAATCTGCGGCACAATCTGCTTGACGAGCTCATCACCGAAGAAGCCCTGAACGATCCTCAAGCCGCGCTGCCGCATGCGCATTGGCTGCGCCCCCTGTGGCAACTTGCCCAACGCCTGAGCGCCCAGCGCGACCTGGTGCGCGGCAAGCCCGAAAACAATAATCGCGTCGAATATTCGTTTTATCTGGAAGGGTCCCCCCACGATCCCGATACCCCTGTGCAGCTTGTTCCGCGCAAGCGCAATGCCCCGCTGGACAGGCTGGTCGCCGAATACATGATACTGACCAATAATATCTGGGGCGGCTTGCTGGCAGGGCATGGCGTACCGGGCATTTATCGCTCCCAGCAGGCGGGGCGCGTACGCATGTCCACCCAGGCCTTGCCCCACGAAGCCATCGGGGTTCCGCAGTATGCGTGGTCCACCTCTCCTTTGCGGCGCTATGTCGATCTGGTCAATCAGTGGCAAATTCTGGCCGCTGCCGAGCATGGGGTTTCGGCGCGCCTGGTCGCTCCCTTCAAGCCCAAGGAGGCCGATTTATTCGCCATTATCGGCGCGTTCGACGCCCAGTACGCCACCTGGAACGAATTCCAGAATGCGATGGAGCGCTACTGGTGCCTGCGCTGGCTGCAGCAACAAGGATTGCGCACCGTACAGGCCAGCGTCCTGCGCGAAGATCTGGTACGGTTGTGTTGTGCGCCGTTTGTCGCCCGTATTCCAGCCTTGCCGGAATTGGAACGAGGGCAGATCATCAATCTGGAAATTCTCGGGTTTGACGAACTTGCCCTCGAACTGGATTGCCGCTACCTGGACACCGTTACGGCATAA
- a CDS encoding lysophospholipid acyltransferase family protein codes for MSVLLFSVRAIFVFIWIVLGLLSVICIFPFASLPVRKSMNHQWSRVLLVFCGVRVQVQGEPGSGGAALWVANHVSWVDIFVLNGVRPMSFIAKSDIRRWPIIGRLVAGAGTVFIERGQRQAIMAVGEQMKARFEQGEVVGLFPEGTTSAGFDVAPFHSSLFEAAIRANVDIQPVALRFLHRGRRSDYIAFVGEQNLLQNLWCLLGTTGVRVEAEFLPVLSNAVCRELGRSKTASHTHHVIRGAVKVGGHKPS; via the coding sequence TTGAGCGTTCTGCTGTTTTCCGTGCGGGCAATTTTCGTGTTTATCTGGATTGTGCTGGGCTTGTTATCGGTAATTTGCATTTTTCCTTTTGCGTCCTTGCCAGTGCGAAAAAGCATGAATCACCAATGGTCGCGCGTCCTGCTGGTGTTCTGCGGGGTCAGGGTCCAGGTGCAGGGCGAACCCGGATCGGGCGGCGCGGCGCTCTGGGTGGCGAATCATGTTTCATGGGTCGATATTTTCGTGCTCAATGGTGTGAGGCCCATGAGCTTCATTGCCAAAAGCGATATTCGACGATGGCCGATCATCGGCCGGCTGGTTGCCGGTGCGGGCACGGTATTCATCGAACGAGGCCAGCGCCAGGCGATCATGGCGGTCGGCGAACAGATGAAGGCACGGTTCGAGCAGGGTGAAGTCGTGGGCCTGTTTCCCGAGGGGACGACCTCGGCCGGTTTCGACGTGGCGCCGTTTCATTCAAGCCTGTTTGAGGCGGCGATTCGCGCCAATGTCGATATTCAGCCGGTGGCATTGCGATTTCTGCATCGCGGCAGGCGCAGCGACTATATTGCCTTTGTCGGCGAACAGAACCTGCTGCAAAACTTGTGGTGCCTGCTGGGTACGACCGGGGTGCGGGTCGAGGCCGAGTTTCTGCCTGTCTTGTCCAACGCAGTGTGCCGTGAGCTGGGGCGCAGCAAAACGGCATCGCATACGCATCATGTCATCCGCGGCGCGGTGAAGGTCGGCGGGCATAAGCCGTCGTGA
- a CDS encoding energy transducer TonB, protein MPASLLLLSEPAQPRNDYLRLGILLSVCIHAAVLAIHFSAPTQTAAQSSTLEVTLVNARTESAPAQAKLLAQNQINGGGQAEAGYAASPLPRTADESADQIVLAALHKRQEELEAEQQQLYTQLESRQKARSARKNPDLFQQSTDPGIDERYQESLVLNAQISALKERIDRYNAQPRQQFAGPSAAAADYAEYVEAWRKKIELLGTEHYPAQARGKIHGKLQLTVYIKKDGQLARIEINQPSEYAVLNLAAERIVQLAAPFAPLPPAVARHTDVLAITRTWHFIDNQLDTQTP, encoded by the coding sequence ATTCCAGCTTCCCTGCTGCTTTTGTCCGAGCCGGCCCAACCGCGCAACGACTATCTGCGCCTAGGAATACTGTTGTCCGTGTGCATACACGCGGCCGTGCTGGCCATCCATTTTTCGGCGCCCACGCAAACCGCCGCCCAGTCCAGCACTCTCGAAGTCACGCTCGTGAACGCCAGGACCGAATCGGCGCCGGCCCAGGCAAAACTGCTGGCGCAAAACCAGATCAATGGCGGCGGCCAAGCCGAAGCCGGCTACGCGGCATCGCCGCTGCCCCGCACTGCCGATGAGTCGGCCGACCAGATCGTCCTGGCCGCCCTGCACAAACGCCAGGAAGAGCTCGAGGCCGAGCAACAGCAGCTCTACACCCAGCTGGAGTCCAGGCAGAAAGCCCGCTCGGCACGCAAGAACCCCGATCTGTTCCAGCAATCGACCGACCCCGGAATAGATGAACGCTATCAGGAAAGCCTGGTCCTGAATGCCCAGATCAGTGCCCTCAAAGAACGCATCGACCGGTATAACGCCCAGCCTCGGCAACAGTTCGCGGGCCCCTCCGCCGCCGCGGCCGACTATGCCGAATACGTGGAAGCGTGGCGCAAGAAAATCGAACTGCTCGGCACCGAGCATTATCCGGCGCAGGCCCGTGGAAAAATCCACGGCAAACTGCAGCTAACGGTATATATTAAGAAAGATGGTCAATTGGCACGCATCGAAATCAATCAGCCTTCCGAATACGCCGTACTCAATTTGGCGGCGGAACGCATCGTACAGCTTGCCGCCCCCTTTGCCCCACTGCCGCCAGCCGTGGCCAGGCACACCGATGTGCTTGCCATTACCCGCACCTGGCACTTCATCGACAACCAGCTCGACACACAAACGCCGTGA
- a CDS encoding YqiA/YcfP family alpha/beta fold hydrolase → MILYLHGFRSSPKSLKAHLLAQAMQERGLAGEWICPQLPSSPARALAQAHHLIELAQKEQALDASRQLTLIGSSLGGYYATCLAEYWKCRAVVLNPVIYASRDLATQVGTHTLYHSGDPFIFLPEYVDELAEMAVGKPAHPERYYLLAATGDEVLDWHEMADWYAGCQGHVIEGSDHGISDFGRWLPQVLDFALDRS, encoded by the coding sequence ATGATTCTCTATCTGCACGGTTTTCGTTCCTCGCCCAAATCACTCAAGGCCCACCTGTTGGCGCAGGCCATGCAAGAACGCGGCCTGGCCGGCGAATGGATATGCCCGCAACTGCCATCCAGTCCCGCGCGCGCGCTGGCCCAGGCACATCACCTTATTGAACTGGCGCAAAAAGAACAGGCCCTGGACGCAAGCCGCCAACTGACCCTGATCGGATCATCGCTGGGCGGCTATTACGCCACCTGTCTGGCCGAATACTGGAAATGCCGAGCAGTCGTGCTCAATCCGGTGATCTATGCCTCACGCGACCTGGCTACCCAGGTCGGCACGCACACGCTTTACCATTCAGGCGATCCTTTTATCTTCTTGCCCGAGTATGTCGACGAGCTGGCCGAAATGGCCGTGGGCAAGCCGGCCCATCCGGAACGCTACTATCTGCTTGCGGCTACCGGCGACGAAGTGCTGGACTGGCACGAAATGGCCGATTGGTACGCCGGTTGCCAGGGCCATGTCATTGAAGGCAGCGATCACGGAATTTCCGATTTTGGGCGGTGGCTGCCCCAAGTCCTTGATTTCGCACTTGACCGCTCCTGA
- the mtgA gene encoding monofunctional biosynthetic peptidoglycan transglycosylase: MPARKRTGKKLLGTVLLVGMGAMLLYQFGLFVMIVWFNFRNPDTSAFMTATLTELRSTDPKAALDHQWVPYSQINTSLKRAVIASEDANFTDHDGVEWDAIRKAWQYNLRQAEQGKSKMRGGSTITQQLAKNLFLSSSRSYLRKAQELALAYMIELVMSKERILELYLNIAQWGGNVFGAQAAARHYFHVNAAQLNRYQSAKLAAMLPNPAYYDGHRDTAYLRSRAFTIEKRMRLVDLPDLP, encoded by the coding sequence ATGCCCGCCCGCAAGCGAACCGGAAAAAAGCTGCTCGGCACCGTGCTGCTTGTTGGCATGGGAGCCATGCTGCTTTATCAATTCGGCCTGTTTGTCATGATTGTCTGGTTCAATTTTCGCAATCCGGACACCAGCGCATTCATGACGGCCACCCTGACCGAGCTGAGGTCCACGGACCCGAAAGCCGCGCTCGACCATCAATGGGTCCCATACAGCCAGATCAATACCTCGCTCAAGCGCGCCGTAATTGCTTCCGAGGACGCCAACTTCACCGACCACGATGGAGTCGAATGGGACGCCATCCGCAAAGCCTGGCAATACAACCTGAGGCAGGCCGAACAGGGCAAAAGCAAAATGCGCGGCGGCTCGACCATCACTCAGCAGCTTGCCAAAAACCTGTTCCTGTCGAGTTCGCGCTCGTATCTGCGCAAAGCCCAGGAACTTGCGCTTGCCTATATGATCGAACTGGTCATGAGCAAAGAGCGCATACTTGAACTGTATCTGAACATCGCTCAGTGGGGCGGCAATGTTTTCGGCGCTCAGGCAGCCGCCAGGCATTATTTTCATGTAAATGCGGCGCAGCTCAACCGCTACCAGTCCGCCAAGCTTGCTGCCATGCTGCCCAACCCGGCGTATTATGACGGTCATCGCGATACCGCCTATCTGCGGTCTCGTGCCTTTACAATTGAAAAACGCATGCGCCTGGTCGATCTGCCCGATCTGCCCTGA
- the ruvX gene encoding Holliday junction resolvase RuvX: MTEETLLAFDYGTKKIGVAIGNTLTRQARPLEILTPLTRQQRFAAIGRLLDEWQPQRVIVGLPLTLDGSEQYASLRCRRFANQLRGRFSLEVELIDERGSSLEAQHILGSNAPDDAVAAAVILQRYFDVLAPEIIKRD, from the coding sequence ATGACTGAGGAAACCCTGCTTGCCTTTGATTACGGCACAAAAAAAATAGGGGTGGCCATCGGCAACACCCTGACGCGGCAAGCCCGGCCGCTGGAAATATTGACGCCCCTCACACGCCAGCAGCGTTTTGCCGCGATTGGCCGTTTGTTGGATGAATGGCAGCCGCAGCGGGTCATTGTGGGTTTGCCGCTTACCCTCGACGGAAGCGAACAGTATGCTTCCTTGCGGTGCCGGCGCTTCGCGAACCAGCTACGCGGCCGGTTCAGCCTCGAGGTCGAGCTGATCGACGAACGTGGCTCGAGCCTTGAAGCGCAACACATTCTGGGCTCGAACGCTCCCGACGATGCGGTGGCCGCCGCCGTGATCCTGCAGCGCTATTTCGATGTGCTTGCCCCAGAAATCATAAAGAGAGACTGA
- the lptG gene encoding LPS export ABC transporter permease LptG: MRTARRYLAREIYRSSAVVLLALVGLFTFFALIDDLDNIGPKFTLLSLFYLQALAFPTRLYDLLPIGLLIGAVLALAGLAQRNELVILRVSGVSGMRLLYMLWVITLPMVIGAFILSEVITPAAEIKSSEANLTMLGRTEGGRLNSGYWFKEPTPDGGTRIINIKQLQAGGGVTGITLYEFRKGQELTALTQATSGRFSDGKLVLDHVTETRIDAGSPAALANAQTPDAPIAHVKTMPDRSLNTTLTPERLIARILTPERMSIADLLDYIGYLKANKLQTERQVVALWRKIAYPFTLLVMITIAAPIGFMQTRRGGVGSKVFVGILLGVGFFMLNQLALNVGMLSKWAPWVTALVPNLAALGLALGVLIIMENQHSVRSFSQARWPWSKRAA, translated from the coding sequence ATGCGTACCGCCCGCCGTTATCTAGCCCGCGAAATCTATCGCTCCAGCGCCGTTGTGCTGCTGGCACTGGTGGGTCTATTCACCTTTTTTGCCCTGATCGACGACCTCGACAACATTGGCCCGAAATTCACTTTGCTCAGCCTGTTTTATCTGCAAGCCCTGGCTTTCCCGACCCGGCTGTACGATTTGCTGCCCATCGGCCTGCTGATCGGCGCGGTCCTGGCCCTGGCGGGACTGGCACAGCGCAACGAACTGGTCATCCTGCGGGTTTCAGGCGTTAGCGGGATGCGGCTGCTGTATATGCTCTGGGTTATTACCTTGCCCATGGTGATAGGTGCGTTCATATTGTCCGAGGTCATCACTCCCGCGGCCGAAATCAAATCCAGCGAAGCCAATCTGACCATGCTGGGCCGCACCGAAGGCGGTCGCCTGAACAGCGGCTACTGGTTCAAGGAGCCCACGCCCGACGGCGGAACGCGCATCATCAACATCAAGCAACTCCAGGCTGGCGGCGGTGTCACAGGGATTACTCTCTACGAATTCCGCAAAGGCCAGGAACTGACCGCGCTGACGCAAGCAACCAGCGGCCGCTTCAGCGACGGCAAACTCGTTCTCGATCATGTCACCGAAACCCGGATCGACGCCGGATCGCCCGCCGCGCTGGCCAACGCCCAAACACCGGATGCTCCGATCGCGCATGTCAAGACCATGCCCGATCGGTCCCTCAATACCACCCTGACGCCTGAGCGCCTGATCGCCCGTATCCTGACCCCCGAACGCATGTCGATAGCCGATCTGCTCGACTACATCGGCTATCTGAAAGCCAATAAGCTGCAGACCGAGCGCCAGGTGGTCGCTCTGTGGCGCAAAATTGCCTATCCGTTCACTTTGCTTGTCATGATTACCATCGCCGCGCCGATCGGCTTCATGCAAACACGCCGCGGCGGCGTCGGCAGCAAGGTTTTTGTCGGTATTCTGCTGGGCGTGGGATTTTTCATGCTCAATCAGCTCGCCCTCAATGTGGGCATGTTAAGCAAATGGGCTCCCTGGGTAACGGCTCTGGTGCCGAATCTGGCCGCACTCGGGCTGGCCCTGGGCGTGCTCATCATTATGGAAAATCAGCATAGCGTGCGCAGCTTCAGCCAGGCACGCTGGCCATGGAGCAAAAGAGCAGCATGA
- a CDS encoding TlpA disulfide reductase family protein, which translates to MKRRVFLRHAAILAGAAAAGGLQGAALADTFGPVPLFAQTLPDPDGTAIALSRWQGKPVVVNFWASWCPPCVKEMPDFEALHKKYPSVQFLGIGVDTASNIQSFVQKVRVSYPLLVAGHEGIQLMRDLGNQAGGLPFTVVFDAKGREVKRILGQIKAKEFEQVVQGLSA; encoded by the coding sequence ATGAAACGGCGCGTTTTTTTACGCCATGCGGCAATATTGGCCGGGGCGGCCGCGGCCGGCGGCCTGCAAGGTGCGGCGCTGGCCGACACGTTCGGCCCGGTCCCTTTGTTTGCGCAGACGCTCCCCGATCCCGACGGTACCGCCATTGCCCTGTCCAGGTGGCAAGGCAAGCCGGTGGTCGTCAACTTCTGGGCAAGCTGGTGCCCCCCTTGCGTCAAGGAAATGCCCGACTTCGAGGCTTTGCATAAAAAATACCCATCAGTGCAATTCCTGGGTATAGGCGTCGATACTGCCAGCAATATTCAGTCTTTTGTGCAAAAAGTGCGGGTATCCTACCCCTTGTTGGTGGCCGGCCACGAGGGTATACAATTGATGCGCGACTTGGGAAATCAGGCGGGCGGCTTGCCGTTTACCGTGGTTTTCGACGCCAAAGGCCGTGAGGTCAAACGGATTCTTGGGCAAATCAAGGCCAAGGAGTTCGAGCAAGTCGTGCAAGGCCTTTCGGCCTAG
- the aroE gene encoding shikimate dehydrogenase translates to MTSATSKPRYAVIGNPIEHSRSPFIHEQFARQTGIALEYSRIKAPLDDFPGAVHEFFSTGGQGLNVTLPFKEIACTLAAGHLSERARLAGAVNTLWMAQGHLHGCNTDGIGLVSDIHRLGIALQDKKILLIGAGGAAKGAALPLLNEQCSQLHIVNRTAPRAQELRTRIIAHAPAFAGQLSAGALDTITGQWDIVINATSSSLGTDPLELPDALYADQALAYDMMYAAQPTAFLRQARSQGAAQLADGLGMLVGQAAASFAIWHHVQPDAAPVLDALRQQLQHD, encoded by the coding sequence GTGACTTCAGCCACATCAAAACCCCGCTACGCCGTCATCGGCAATCCCATCGAGCACAGCCGCTCGCCGTTCATACACGAGCAGTTCGCCCGACAAACGGGCATTGCGCTGGAGTACAGCCGGATCAAAGCCCCGCTCGACGATTTCCCCGGCGCCGTCCATGAATTTTTTTCCACGGGAGGGCAAGGGCTGAACGTCACTTTGCCGTTCAAGGAAATTGCCTGCACCCTTGCCGCCGGCCACCTCAGTGAGCGGGCCAGACTGGCTGGCGCGGTCAATACCCTGTGGATGGCCCAAGGCCACCTGCACGGCTGCAATACCGACGGCATCGGACTCGTCAGCGATATCCACAGGCTCGGCATCGCGCTCCAGGATAAAAAAATATTGCTGATCGGCGCCGGAGGCGCGGCCAAAGGCGCGGCGCTCCCCCTGCTGAACGAACAATGCTCTCAACTGCACATCGTCAACCGTACCGCACCACGCGCGCAGGAACTGCGAACACGAATCATCGCGCATGCGCCGGCATTTGCCGGGCAACTCTCGGCCGGCGCGCTGGATACCATCACCGGCCAGTGGGATATCGTCATCAACGCCACCTCCAGCAGCCTGGGAACGGATCCGCTCGAACTGCCCGACGCGCTCTACGCAGACCAGGCCCTGGCATATGACATGATGTACGCCGCCCAGCCCACCGCCTTCCTGCGGCAGGCCCGCAGCCAGGGTGCGGCGCAGCTGGCCGATGGGCTGGGCATGCTGGTCGGCCAGGCCGCGGCCAGCTTCGCCATCTGGCACCACGTGCAGCCCGATGCCGCACCCGTGCTGGACGCACTGCGGCAACAGCTGCAACACGACTGA
- the mpl gene encoding UDP-N-acetylmuramate:L-alanyl-gamma-D-glutamyl-meso-diaminopimelate ligase: MHLHILGICGTFMGGLALIARAAGHTVTGCDAGVYPPMSTQLEEQGIRLIEGFDAAQTGLRPDLFIIGNVVTRGNPLMEAILDQGLPYTSGPQWLGEQVLRGQHVLAVAGTHGKTTTSSMLAWILEHAGQAPNFLIGGIASDLKVSARYQPAQALFVIEADEYDTAFFDKRSKFVHYRPRTAILNNLEYDHADIFPDLHAIETQFHHLVRTIPTRGCIVRPDLSEALDRVLARGCWTPVVRFGGHGQWQAIANSEASHFDVVRDQKAVGTITWNLTGEHNRMNALAAMAAAEHVGVPVGSSLEALSAFGGVKRRMELRGTIRQIAVYDDFAHHPTAIATTLEGLRKQVGDKRILAVIEPRSNTMKLGTMAARLPAALKQADQVFCFGATQGKHALGWDPKQVLAPLGHRAAAYDDLDAMITAIGAAARPGDSILVMSNGGFGGIHQKLLDRL, encoded by the coding sequence ATGCACCTACACATTCTGGGTATTTGCGGCACATTCATGGGTGGCCTGGCACTGATCGCGCGCGCCGCGGGCCATACCGTTACCGGCTGCGACGCGGGAGTCTATCCCCCCATGAGCACCCAGCTAGAAGAGCAGGGCATCCGGCTCATCGAGGGATTCGACGCCGCCCAGACCGGCCTGCGGCCCGATCTGTTCATTATCGGCAACGTGGTCACACGCGGCAACCCGCTGATGGAAGCCATTCTCGACCAGGGCCTGCCCTACACCTCCGGGCCGCAATGGCTGGGCGAACAGGTACTGCGAGGCCAGCATGTACTGGCCGTCGCCGGAACCCATGGAAAAACCACGACCAGCTCGATGCTTGCCTGGATACTGGAACACGCCGGGCAGGCCCCCAACTTCCTGATTGGCGGCATCGCCAGCGATCTCAAGGTGTCGGCCCGCTACCAGCCCGCGCAAGCCCTGTTCGTCATCGAGGCCGATGAATACGACACGGCATTTTTCGACAAACGCTCCAAGTTCGTTCACTATCGTCCACGCACCGCGATTCTGAACAATCTTGAATATGATCATGCCGATATTTTTCCCGATCTGCACGCTATAGAGACTCAATTCCACCATCTGGTACGAACCATCCCGACACGAGGATGCATAGTGCGTCCCGATTTGTCCGAGGCGCTCGACCGTGTGCTGGCACGCGGCTGCTGGACGCCGGTGGTGCGTTTTGGCGGACATGGCCAATGGCAGGCCATCGCCAACAGCGAGGCAAGCCACTTCGATGTGGTGCGCGACCAAAAGGCCGTCGGCACCATCACATGGAACCTGACGGGCGAACATAACCGCATGAACGCCCTGGCAGCCATGGCGGCCGCCGAACATGTCGGCGTGCCCGTTGGCAGCAGCCTGGAGGCGCTCTCGGCGTTCGGCGGCGTGAAACGGCGCATGGAATTACGCGGCACGATCCGGCAGATTGCCGTCTACGACGACTTTGCCCATCACCCCACCGCCATCGCCACCACGCTGGAAGGCCTGCGCAAACAGGTTGGCGACAAGCGCATTCTGGCCGTCATCGAACCACGCTCCAACACCATGAAGCTCGGAACCATGGCAGCCAGGCTCCCGGCCGCACTGAAGCAGGCCGATCAGGTATTCTGTTTCGGCGCCACTCAGGGCAAACATGCCCTGGGATGGGATCCCAAACAGGTTTTGGCCCCCCTGGGCCACCGTGCCGCCGCGTACGACGATCTCGACGCAATGATCACGGCCATCGGCGCCGCCGCCCGCCCCGGCGACTCAATCCTGGTCATGAGCAATGGCGGATTCGGCGGCATCCATCAAAAGCTTCTGGATCGCCTGTGA
- a CDS encoding symmetrical bis(5'-nucleosyl)-tetraphosphatase, with amino-acid sequence MNTKSDIWIIGDIQGCCSPLVELLAHPDLARDPDAQFWFAGDLVNRGPDSLNTLRRIISLGDRAVTVLGNHDLHLLAVAAGVKKPGKSDTFNDVLGAPDSKDLIDWLRHCPLAHYAHRHLLVHAGVLPKWSVDKTLALAAEVEAALRGPDWKNMLHKMYGNEPLRWKDGYSGGKRLRVIINALTRMRMCNSKGHMEFSHKGAPGSSAGLMPWFDVPNRVIRDDTIVFGHWSTLGLLIRPDVICLDTGCIWGGKLSALRLHDHKIVQVGCSQYQNPTEH; translated from the coding sequence ATGAATACGAAGTCGGATATCTGGATCATCGGCGATATTCAGGGCTGCTGCTCACCGCTTGTCGAGCTGCTGGCGCATCCGGATCTCGCCCGCGACCCGGATGCCCAATTCTGGTTTGCCGGCGACCTGGTCAACCGCGGCCCCGACTCGCTCAACACCCTGCGGCGCATCATCAGTCTGGGCGACCGCGCCGTGACCGTTCTTGGCAATCATGACCTGCACTTGCTGGCCGTTGCCGCCGGAGTCAAAAAGCCAGGCAAGTCGGACACCTTCAACGATGTGCTCGGCGCCCCGGACAGCAAAGATCTCATCGACTGGCTGCGGCATTGCCCGCTGGCCCACTACGCCCACCGCCATTTGCTGGTTCATGCGGGTGTACTGCCCAAGTGGAGCGTCGACAAAACCCTGGCGCTGGCCGCCGAGGTCGAAGCGGCGTTGCGCGGCCCCGACTGGAAAAACATGCTGCACAAGATGTATGGCAACGAACCACTGCGCTGGAAAGACGGTTACAGTGGGGGCAAGCGTTTGCGCGTCATTATCAATGCCCTGACGCGCATGCGCATGTGCAACAGCAAGGGCCATATGGAGTTCTCCCACAAGGGAGCGCCCGGCTCGAGTGCAGGCCTGATGCCCTGGTTCGATGTGCCCAACCGGGTCATTCGCGACGACACCATTGTATTTGGCCACTGGTCGACCCTGGGCCTGCTGATTCGCCCGGATGTCATTTGTCTGGATACCGGCTGCATTTGGGGCGGAAAACTCAGCGCGTTGCGGCTGCACGATCACAAAATCGTGCAGGTCGGCTGCTCGCAGTACCAGAACCCCACCGAACATTAA